From the genome of Alkalilimnicola sp. S0819, one region includes:
- a CDS encoding SCP2 domain-containing protein gives MAIPIEALLKSGLWPLEQALNRLLGLDPETEARLRPLAGRHLQVELEGAPQPLQVHFSPQGLSLLPGAAERPEATLRSSPGALIGLALRRGELRSGDLSFQGDVGLVQGVQKLFGELDIDWEEQLAGLTGDVLAHQIGRGVREGFAWLARSRASLTQSLGEYLSEEARYTPPRLELEGFYADVDRLREGADRLAARLVRLERRRGAE, from the coding sequence GTGGCTATACCTATTGAAGCGTTGCTGAAGAGCGGGTTGTGGCCCCTGGAGCAGGCGCTCAACCGCCTGCTCGGCCTGGACCCGGAGACCGAGGCCCGGCTGCGCCCGTTGGCCGGCCGCCACCTGCAGGTGGAACTGGAAGGCGCGCCGCAGCCGCTGCAGGTGCATTTCAGCCCCCAGGGCCTCAGCCTGCTGCCCGGTGCCGCCGAGCGGCCCGAGGCCACCCTGCGCAGCAGCCCGGGGGCGCTGATCGGCCTGGCCCTGCGCCGGGGCGAGCTGCGCTCGGGAGATCTGAGCTTCCAGGGCGATGTGGGCCTGGTGCAAGGCGTGCAAAAGCTCTTCGGCGAGCTGGACATTGACTGGGAGGAGCAGCTTGCGGGGCTCACCGGCGATGTGCTCGCTCACCAGATCGGCCGCGGCGTTCGCGAGGGTTTCGCCTGGCTTGCCCGCAGCCGGGCTAGCCTGACGCAGAGCCTGGGCGAATATCTGAGCGAGGAGGCCCGCTACACGCCACCGCGCCTGGAGCTGGAAGGTTTTTATGCCGACGTGGACCGGCTGCGGGAGGGCGCCGACCGGCTGGCCGCGCGGCTTGTGCGGCTGGAGCGACGGCGGGGCGCGGAGTAG
- a CDS encoding DUF2846 domain-containing protein — protein sequence MTRAALIAIVFSFGLVAGCASVPPPSGPRLSGVETPSDPNQAVLYIYRTEAEYRQNRALLFPAILNGRTVAELTENAYVSMVVEPGKHVIHTRTEKVDKKTELDVKPGDALFLRVRYYMRPSFCFCSYTKFELVDESQARAQLAGTRREIERFYAH from the coding sequence ATGACACGTGCCGCCTTGATCGCCATCGTCTTTTCCTTCGGCCTTGTCGCCGGATGCGCCTCCGTGCCGCCACCCAGTGGCCCCCGGCTCTCCGGTGTCGAAACGCCCTCCGATCCGAACCAGGCCGTTCTATATATCTACAGAACCGAAGCCGAATACCGCCAGAACCGTGCCCTCTTGTTTCCGGCCATATTGAACGGCCGTACCGTGGCGGAGCTCACGGAAAACGCCTATGTGTCGATGGTCGTCGAACCCGGCAAACATGTCATACACACCCGAACCGAGAAGGTCGACAAGAAGACCGAGCTGGACGTAAAGCCGGGGGACGCGCTCTTCCTGCGGGTTAGATACTACATGCGCCCATCGTTTTGTTTTTGTTCATATACCAAATTTGAACTTGTCGACGAGTCGCAAGCACGGGCTCAGCTGGCGGGGACGCGCCGGGAAATCGAACGGTTTTACGCCCACTGA
- the dapF gene encoding diaminopimelate epimerase, producing the protein MELNFTKMHGLGNDFVVIDAVRQRVNLSTEQIRHLADRRYGVGADQILLAETSQKPGADFRYRIFNADGGEVEQCGNGVRCLGRFLREQGLSEKSELVVETLAGDTRIQLREDGQVAVNMGPPVLSPADIPFEAEARASHYPLAVGGETHQIGAASMGNPHAVLRVRDLENAPVAHLGALIESHPRFPRRVNVGFMQVKRRDHVRLRVFERGVGETRACGTGACAAAVVGQIQGLLDQRVTVELPGGPLLIEWAGEGEPVWMTGPAVTVFEGRITLP; encoded by the coding sequence ATGGAACTGAACTTCACCAAAATGCACGGTTTGGGCAACGACTTCGTGGTCATCGACGCCGTGCGCCAGCGCGTAAACCTGAGCACCGAGCAGATCCGCCACCTGGCCGACCGGCGCTATGGGGTCGGCGCCGACCAGATCCTGCTCGCCGAAACCAGCCAAAAGCCCGGTGCCGACTTCCGCTACCGCATCTTCAACGCCGACGGCGGCGAGGTGGAGCAGTGCGGCAACGGCGTACGCTGCCTGGGCCGCTTCCTGCGCGAGCAGGGCCTGAGCGAGAAAAGTGAACTGGTGGTGGAGACCCTGGCCGGCGATACCCGCATCCAGCTGCGCGAGGATGGCCAGGTGGCGGTGAACATGGGCCCGCCGGTGCTGAGCCCCGCCGACATCCCCTTCGAGGCAGAAGCCCGCGCCAGCCACTACCCGCTGGCGGTGGGCGGCGAGACCCACCAGATCGGTGCCGCCTCCATGGGCAACCCCCATGCCGTGCTGCGGGTGAGGGACCTGGAGAACGCCCCGGTGGCGCATCTGGGCGCGCTGATCGAATCCCACCCCCGCTTTCCTCGGCGGGTGAACGTGGGCTTCATGCAGGTAAAGCGCCGCGACCACGTGCGACTGCGGGTGTTCGAGCGCGGCGTGGGCGAGACCCGCGCCTGTGGCACCGGCGCCTGCGCCGCCGCCGTGGTCGGGCAGATACAGGGCCTGCTGGATCAGCGGGTCACCGTGGAGCTGCCCGGCGGGCCGCTGCTGATCGAATGGGCGGGCGAGGGGGAGCCTGTGTGGATGACCGGGCCGGCGGTGACGGTGTTCGAGGGGCGAATCACGCTGCCCTGA
- the hslU gene encoding ATP-dependent protease ATPase subunit HslU — MSEMTPREIVQELDRFIIGQAKAKRSVAIALRNRWRRMQVDEALRPEITPKNILMIGPTGVGKTEIARRLAKLARAPFIKVEATKFTEVGYVGRDVESIIRDLVDMSIKLTREEEMAKVRVRAEDAAEDRLLDALLPRASNWDEESADSGTRQKLRKKLREGDLDEREVEIEIRQAPVGVDIMAPPGMEDMTSQLQSMFQNLSGERTKARKLKVKDAVKVLVDEEAARLVNEDELKLKAVQRVEQNGIVFLDEIDKVCRRGGGETSGGDVSREGVQRDLLPLVEGATVSTKHGMVRTDHILFIASGAFHLAKPSDLIPELQGRLPIRVELESLSVEDFVQILTATSASLVTQYQALLATEGVDLQFTDEGVARIAEVAWEVNERIENIGARRLHTVMERLLEAISYEASDRDGDVVRVDADYVEEHLADLARNEDLSRYIL; from the coding sequence ATGTCGGAGATGACCCCGCGGGAGATCGTCCAGGAACTGGACCGCTTCATCATCGGCCAGGCCAAGGCCAAGCGCTCGGTGGCCATCGCCCTGCGCAACCGCTGGCGGCGCATGCAGGTGGACGAAGCCCTGCGCCCCGAGATCACCCCGAAGAACATCCTCATGATCGGCCCCACCGGTGTCGGCAAGACCGAGATCGCCCGGCGCCTGGCCAAGCTCGCCCGCGCCCCCTTCATCAAGGTGGAGGCGACGAAGTTCACGGAAGTGGGCTATGTGGGGCGGGATGTGGAATCCATCATCCGCGATCTGGTGGACATGTCCATCAAGCTCACCCGGGAGGAGGAGATGGCCAAGGTGCGGGTGCGCGCCGAGGACGCCGCCGAGGACCGGCTGCTGGACGCGCTGCTCCCCCGGGCCAGCAACTGGGACGAGGAATCCGCCGATTCCGGCACCCGCCAGAAGCTGCGCAAGAAGCTGCGCGAGGGGGATCTGGACGAGCGCGAGGTGGAGATCGAGATCCGCCAGGCCCCCGTGGGCGTGGACATCATGGCCCCGCCGGGCATGGAGGACATGACCAGCCAGCTGCAGAGCATGTTCCAGAACCTCTCGGGCGAGCGCACCAAGGCGCGCAAGCTGAAGGTGAAGGACGCGGTGAAGGTCCTGGTGGACGAGGAGGCCGCGCGCCTGGTCAACGAGGACGAACTCAAGTTGAAGGCCGTGCAGCGGGTGGAGCAGAACGGCATCGTCTTCCTCGACGAGATCGACAAGGTCTGCCGGCGCGGCGGCGGCGAGACCAGCGGCGGTGACGTCTCCCGCGAAGGCGTGCAGCGCGATCTGCTGCCCCTGGTGGAGGGCGCCACCGTATCCACCAAGCATGGCATGGTGCGCACCGACCACATCCTGTTCATCGCCTCCGGCGCTTTTCACCTCGCCAAGCCCTCGGACCTGATCCCCGAGCTGCAGGGCCGCCTGCCCATCCGGGTGGAGCTGGAATCGCTCTCGGTGGAGGATTTCGTGCAGATCCTCACCGCCACCAGCGCCTCCCTGGTCACCCAGTACCAGGCGCTGCTCGCCACCGAGGGCGTGGACCTGCAGTTCACCGACGAAGGTGTCGCGCGCATCGCCGAAGTGGCCTGGGAGGTGAACGAGCGCATCGAGAACATCGGCGCCCGGCGCCTGCACACGGTCATGGAGCGGCTGCTGGAGGCCATCAGCTACGAGGCCTCGGACCGGGACGGCGACGTGGTGCGGGTGGACGCGGATTACGTCGAGGAACACCTGGCGGATCTGGCCCGCAACGAGGATCTGAGCCGGTACATACTCTGA
- the ubiE gene encoding bifunctional demethylmenaquinone methyltransferase/2-methoxy-6-polyprenyl-1,4-benzoquinol methylase UbiE: MAEEPTTHFGYQQVPVGEKAARVGQVFRSVAGKYDLMNDLMSLGLHRLWKDQAIRQLNLRPGMRVLDLASGTGDLAEKMLRRVGEGGQVVMSDINEAMLDQGRRRMIDRGRVGNVEYVLANAEDLPLPSAHFDRVTIGFGLRNVTDKLKALKEMRRVLKPGGMALVLEFSQLYAKPLQPVYDLYSFQILPRLGQLIASDAESYRYLAESIRMHPDQESLKQMMVEAGFEDCDYTNMSGGIVACHRGYTY; this comes from the coding sequence ATGGCCGAGGAGCCGACGACACACTTCGGGTATCAGCAGGTCCCCGTGGGCGAGAAGGCCGCCCGCGTCGGGCAGGTGTTCCGCTCGGTGGCCGGCAAGTACGACCTGATGAACGACCTGATGTCCCTGGGCCTGCACCGGCTGTGGAAGGACCAGGCGATCCGCCAGCTCAATCTGCGCCCGGGCATGCGGGTGCTGGACCTGGCGTCCGGCACCGGCGACCTGGCCGAGAAGATGCTGCGCCGGGTGGGCGAGGGCGGCCAGGTGGTGATGTCCGACATCAACGAGGCCATGCTCGACCAGGGCCGCCGGCGCATGATCGACCGCGGCCGGGTGGGCAACGTGGAGTACGTGCTCGCCAACGCCGAGGACCTGCCCCTGCCCAGCGCCCACTTCGACCGGGTCACCATCGGCTTCGGGCTGCGCAACGTCACCGACAAGCTCAAAGCCCTGAAGGAGATGCGTCGGGTGCTGAAACCCGGCGGCATGGCCCTGGTGCTGGAATTCTCCCAGCTCTACGCCAAGCCCCTGCAACCGGTCTACGACCTGTACTCCTTCCAGATCCTGCCGCGTCTCGGGCAGCTGATCGCGAGCGACGCGGAAAGCTACCGGTATCTGGCCGAGAGCATCCGCATGCACCCGGACCAGGAGAGCTTGAAGCAGATGATGGTCGAGGCCGGCTTCGAGGATTGCGACTACACCAATATGAGCGGCGGCATCGTCGCCTGTCATCGTGGCTATACCTATTGA
- the lysA gene encoding diaminopimelate decarboxylase, whose protein sequence is MDALTRREDGLYLEDCRLQTLAEEHGTPCYVYSRAAIESAWRAFDQAFAGQDHLICYAVKANSNLAVLNLLARLGSGFDIVSGGELARVLAAGGDPAKVVFSGVGKTAEEMRLALEHNILCFNVESEPELERLNAVAGELGRIAPVSLRVNPDVDAQTHPYISTGLKENKFGIEFDRAEAACQRVAELPNLHLAGLDCHIGSQLTSTRPFADALGRILALLERLEAQGFSVEHLDIGGGLGIRYQDETPPAPAEYAAAILERLGDRQIKLLMEPGRAIVGNAGVLLTRVEYLKHTPHKNFCVVDAAMNDLLRPALYQSWQGIEPLRPRDAPSQRYDVVGPVCETGDFLGKDRDLAVEAGDLLAVRSSGAYGFVMSSNYNSRPRAAELLVDGERVHVARRRETVEELWQGEAVLPA, encoded by the coding sequence ATGGACGCCCTGACCCGCCGCGAGGACGGCCTGTACCTGGAAGACTGCCGCCTGCAGACCCTGGCCGAAGAGCATGGCACCCCCTGCTACGTCTACTCCCGCGCCGCCATCGAGAGCGCCTGGCGCGCCTTCGACCAGGCCTTCGCCGGGCAGGACCACCTGATCTGCTACGCCGTGAAGGCCAACTCCAACCTGGCGGTGCTGAACCTGCTCGCCCGGCTGGGCTCGGGCTTCGACATCGTCTCCGGCGGCGAGCTCGCCCGGGTGCTCGCCGCCGGCGGCGACCCGGCGAAAGTGGTGTTCTCCGGGGTGGGCAAGACCGCCGAGGAGATGCGCCTGGCGCTGGAGCACAACATCCTCTGCTTCAACGTGGAATCCGAACCGGAGCTGGAGCGGCTCAACGCCGTCGCCGGCGAGCTGGGCCGCATCGCCCCGGTCTCCCTGCGGGTAAACCCGGATGTGGACGCCCAGACCCACCCCTACATCTCCACCGGGCTGAAGGAGAACAAGTTCGGCATCGAGTTCGACCGCGCCGAGGCCGCCTGCCAGCGCGTGGCCGAGCTGCCGAACCTGCACCTCGCGGGCCTGGACTGCCACATCGGCTCCCAGCTCACCAGCACCCGGCCCTTCGCCGATGCGCTGGGGCGCATCCTCGCGCTGCTGGAGCGCCTGGAGGCCCAGGGCTTCTCCGTGGAGCACCTGGACATCGGCGGGGGCCTGGGCATCCGTTATCAGGATGAAACCCCGCCCGCGCCCGCCGAGTACGCCGCCGCCATCCTCGAACGTCTGGGTGACCGTCAGATCAAGCTGCTGATGGAGCCGGGCCGAGCCATCGTCGGCAACGCCGGCGTGCTGCTCACCCGGGTGGAGTATCTCAAGCACACCCCGCACAAGAACTTCTGCGTGGTAGACGCGGCCATGAACGACCTGCTGCGCCCGGCCCTGTACCAGTCCTGGCAAGGCATAGAGCCGCTGCGCCCGCGGGATGCGCCGAGCCAGCGCTACGATGTGGTCGGCCCGGTGTGCGAGACCGGCGATTTTCTCGGCAAGGACCGGGACCTGGCGGTGGAAGCGGGCGATCTGCTCGCGGTGCGCTCCTCCGGCGCCTATGGTTTCGTCATGAGCTCCAACTACAACAGCCGCCCCCGGGCCGCGGAACTGCTGGTGGATGGCGAGCGCGTGCACGTGGCCCGACGCCGGGAAACCGTGGAAGAGTTGTGGCAAGGCGAGGCGGTGTTGCCGGCCTAA
- a CDS encoding DUF484 family protein, whose translation MSAQQSSKQAEPASPEDTVADYLADNPEFFQNRPELLQSLSIPHEVDGALSLIEYQVRSLRRRNEELHDKLHELLDVARDNDRVSERLHRLTLELMSADSLDGAVVALKEGLRGEFQADVLRLCLFDQAAAGHPDHLPAQGEQAQHLRKLAGRGEPVCGKLPREQLDFLFGEAATAVGSSALIPLQDQGTLGLLAVGSYQADRFHRNQGTVFLRRLGALSARSLQLRLR comes from the coding sequence ATGAGCGCACAGCAGAGCAGCAAGCAGGCCGAGCCGGCCAGCCCGGAAGACACCGTCGCCGACTACCTGGCCGACAACCCGGAGTTCTTCCAGAACCGCCCCGAACTGCTGCAATCCCTCAGCATCCCCCACGAAGTGGACGGCGCGCTCTCGCTTATCGAGTACCAGGTGCGCAGCCTGCGCCGGCGCAACGAGGAGCTCCACGACAAGCTCCACGAGCTGCTGGACGTGGCCCGGGACAATGACCGGGTCTCCGAGCGCCTGCACCGCCTGACCCTGGAGCTGATGAGCGCCGACAGCCTCGACGGCGCGGTGGTGGCGCTGAAGGAAGGCCTGCGCGGCGAGTTCCAGGCCGATGTGCTGCGCCTGTGCCTGTTCGACCAGGCCGCCGCCGGCCACCCGGACCACCTGCCCGCCCAGGGCGAGCAGGCCCAACACCTGCGCAAGCTCGCCGGCCGGGGCGAGCCGGTCTGCGGCAAGCTCCCCCGGGAGCAGCTGGATTTCCTCTTCGGCGAGGCCGCGACCGCCGTGGGCTCCAGCGCCCTGATTCCGCTGCAGGACCAGGGCACCCTGGGCCTGCTCGCGGTGGGCAGCTACCAGGCCGACCGCTTCCACCGCAACCAGGGCACGGTGTTCCTGCGCCGCCTGGGCGCGCTCAGCGCCCGATCCCTGCAACTGCGGCTGCGCTGA
- the hslV gene encoding ATP-dependent protease subunit HslV translates to MEQFRGTTILAVRRNGRVVIGGDGQVTLGNTVMKGNARKVRRLYREQVLAGFAGGTADAFTLFERFEGQLEKQRGNLTRAAVEMAKDWRSDRVLRKLEALLLVANPEGILMISGNGDVVEPEQDLIAIGSGGAFAQSAATALYENTELGAREIVEKSLGIAADICIYTNRQLTIEELDA, encoded by the coding sequence GTGGAACAGTTCCGAGGCACCACCATACTCGCCGTGCGCCGCAATGGCCGGGTCGTGATCGGCGGCGACGGCCAGGTCACCCTGGGCAACACCGTCATGAAGGGCAATGCGCGCAAGGTGCGCCGTCTGTACCGGGAACAGGTGCTGGCGGGCTTCGCCGGCGGCACCGCCGATGCCTTCACCCTGTTCGAGCGCTTCGAGGGCCAGCTGGAGAAGCAGCGCGGCAACCTCACCCGCGCCGCGGTGGAGATGGCCAAGGACTGGCGCTCGGACCGGGTGCTGCGCAAGCTCGAAGCGCTGCTGCTGGTGGCCAACCCCGAAGGCATTCTGATGATCTCCGGCAACGGCGATGTGGTGGAGCCGGAGCAGGATCTCATCGCCATCGGCTCCGGCGGCGCCTTTGCCCAGTCCGCCGCCACCGCGCTCTATGAGAACACCGAGCTGGGCGCGCGGGAGATCGTCGAGAAATCCCTCGGCATCGCCGCCGATATCTGCATCTACACCAACCGGCAGCTCACCATCGAGGAGCTCGACGCCTGA
- a CDS encoding gamma-butyrobetaine hydroxylase-like domain-containing protein, with the protein MTPTDIKLHRRSRILEVLFDNGDHFRLPCEYLRVYSPSAEVKGHGPGQETLQVGKETVNIDAIEPVGHYAVKLVFDDGHDSGLYSWRYLHELGTHQDDWWADYLQRLARAGHSRREPGEH; encoded by the coding sequence ATGACACCGACGGACATAAAACTGCACCGCCGCTCGCGCATCCTGGAGGTGCTCTTCGACAACGGCGATCATTTCAGGCTGCCCTGCGAGTACCTGCGGGTCTATTCGCCTTCCGCCGAGGTCAAGGGCCACGGCCCGGGGCAGGAGACGCTGCAGGTCGGCAAGGAAACGGTCAACATCGACGCCATCGAACCGGTGGGCCATTACGCGGTGAAGCTCGTCTTCGACGACGGTCATGACAGCGGCCTATACTCCTGGCGCTATCTGCACGAACTGGGCACCCACCAGGACGACTGGTGGGCGGATTATCTGCAACGACTGGCGCGGGCCGGGCACAGCCGCCGCGAGCCGGGGGAGCACTGA
- the xerC gene encoding tyrosine recombinase XerC, translated as MEARARQSVQGFLAHLRNERRLSPHTVSNYRRDLEHLLAWCEARSLGHWSTLDAGHIRRYIADGHRGGLGGRSLGRRLSAIRSFYRYLIREGEAGFDPAADIRPPKSPRRLPRVLDVDEMSSLLDGQPADDLQLRDQAIFELAYSSGLRLAELAGLDLHDVDLGEGLARVTGKGAKSRDVPVGGKAIKALQAWLQKRALYAEAEQPALFVTRQGARLSARSIQSRLRGLARRRGLGRQVNPHMLRHSFASHVLESSGDLRAVQELLGHADISTTQIYTHLDFQHLAEVYDRAHPRAKKKPE; from the coding sequence ATGGAAGCCCGCGCCCGGCAAAGCGTGCAGGGCTTTCTCGCCCATCTGCGCAACGAGCGCCGGCTCTCCCCCCACACCGTCAGCAATTACCGGCGCGACCTGGAGCACCTGCTGGCCTGGTGCGAGGCACGCAGCCTTGGCCACTGGTCGACGCTGGACGCCGGCCACATCCGCCGCTACATCGCCGACGGCCACCGCGGGGGGCTGGGCGGGCGCTCGCTGGGCCGGCGCCTGTCCGCCATCCGCAGCTTCTACCGTTACCTGATCCGCGAGGGCGAGGCCGGCTTCGACCCCGCCGCCGACATCCGCCCGCCCAAGTCCCCGCGCCGCCTGCCCCGGGTGCTGGACGTGGACGAGATGAGCAGCCTGCTCGACGGGCAGCCCGCCGATGATCTGCAACTGCGCGATCAGGCGATCTTCGAGCTGGCCTACTCCAGCGGCCTGCGCCTGGCGGAACTGGCGGGTTTGGACCTGCACGATGTGGATCTGGGGGAGGGCCTGGCGCGGGTTACCGGCAAGGGCGCGAAGAGCCGCGATGTGCCGGTGGGGGGCAAGGCGATAAAAGCATTGCAGGCCTGGCTGCAGAAACGCGCTCTTTACGCCGAAGCCGAGCAGCCGGCGCTGTTCGTCACCCGCCAGGGCGCGCGGCTCTCGGCGCGCAGCATCCAGAGCCGCCTGCGCGGGCTGGCCCGCCGCCGCGGCCTGGGCCGGCAGGTGAACCCGCACATGCTCCGCCACTCCTTCGCCAGCCACGTGCTGGAATCCAGCGGTGACCTGCGCGCCGTGCAGGAACTTCTGGGGCATGCGGACATCAGCACCACCCAGATCTACACCCATCTGGACTTTCAGCATCTCGCCGAAGTCTACGACCGGGCGCATCCGCGGGCGAAGAAGAAGCCTGAGTAG